One segment of Maridesulfovibrio ferrireducens DNA contains the following:
- a CDS encoding hybrid sensor histidine kinase/response regulator → MSKIDGDLRERLLGAFRGECRERLQVLSSDFMKLEKGGDPKGLALLIESSYREVHSLKGAARAVGLGAVERFCQTLESFFSVLKKSGFIPSKDVAGSMIGWLDILEDLIHKEDSSEASLSSAPVVVALAKMKEFTESPALISCLVNSHNSESKSEVVTKRDPDSSCDLAEITATPARMSMTETVRISSSFLTGLLLQTEDLLSSRNSQKLRAQETDDLNSKFSEFSKFFKEIIAEKKSSSDENEASFYLKMEKNVESFSKRLGQLASVSHKAHWELSSKVDTLLSEFKSSMLLPFSSLLDDFPRIVRTLSAETGKQCEFKVSGDNVRIDRRVLDMFHDPLMHMVRNSIGHGIETPKDRLAKGKPSAGKMFIDITQTERDVVKIVIGDDGRGIDSEKIKGLALKQGLFSKEEASELDRRSVLELIFLSGMSTSDIITDISGRGLGMAIVRDAVESLGGSVAVTSVLGQGVRFVLNIPVALTSFRGIVVESCGQKFVVPKSGVRKVVLVRQEDIQSVSSRESIIYSDRPIPIISLSDVLELDSGKVEKNTFPAFIMGEGVKTVAVSMDELYGEQDVMAKAMGPLLKRVRNVSGFSVLGSGRLVPILHAPDMIRTALGVSSGAKAQTFSHQKGEKKVKTILVAEDSITSRTLLKNVLEAAGYRVLTAVDGLDALNKIKAELPDLLVTDVEMPHMDGFTLTSEVRKMSSSANLPIVLVTSLGSQEHREKGVEAGADAYIIKSSFDQGNLLEVIQRLA, encoded by the coding sequence ATGTCCAAGATCGACGGAGATTTACGCGAAAGGCTTCTCGGAGCTTTCAGAGGGGAGTGCAGAGAACGGCTGCAGGTTCTTTCTTCTGATTTTATGAAGTTGGAAAAAGGAGGAGATCCAAAGGGATTAGCCCTTTTGATCGAATCTTCATATCGTGAAGTTCATAGCTTGAAAGGGGCTGCAAGAGCTGTCGGACTTGGCGCTGTTGAGCGTTTCTGCCAGACGTTGGAATCTTTTTTTTCTGTTCTTAAGAAAAGTGGTTTTATTCCGTCAAAGGACGTTGCCGGTTCAATGATCGGTTGGCTCGATATCCTTGAAGATCTTATTCATAAAGAAGATAGCTCCGAAGCTAGCCTTTCTTCTGCTCCTGTAGTTGTCGCTCTTGCAAAAATGAAAGAATTTACTGAATCTCCCGCTCTTATTTCCTGCTTAGTAAATTCTCACAATTCTGAATCTAAATCTGAAGTTGTAACTAAGCGTGATCCTGATTCAAGCTGTGACTTAGCTGAAATTACGGCTACTCCGGCCCGGATGTCCATGACTGAGACTGTCAGGATTAGTTCTTCATTTCTTACAGGTTTGTTGTTGCAGACAGAAGATCTGCTTTCTTCTCGAAATTCTCAAAAATTACGAGCTCAGGAAACGGATGATTTAAATAGTAAATTTTCAGAGTTTTCAAAATTTTTTAAAGAGATTATTGCAGAAAAGAAAAGCTCTTCGGATGAAAATGAAGCTTCTTTTTATTTAAAGATGGAGAAAAATGTTGAGTCGTTTTCAAAAAGACTCGGTCAGCTTGCTTCTGTCTCCCACAAAGCCCATTGGGAATTATCCTCTAAAGTGGATACGCTTTTAAGTGAATTCAAGAGCTCTATGCTGCTACCTTTTTCTTCTTTGTTGGATGATTTCCCCCGGATAGTCAGAACGCTTAGTGCGGAGACGGGTAAGCAATGCGAATTTAAAGTCAGTGGTGATAATGTTAGGATTGATCGCAGAGTCCTTGATATGTTCCATGATCCTCTTATGCACATGGTGCGTAATTCGATTGGTCATGGTATTGAAACTCCCAAAGACAGACTGGCAAAAGGAAAGCCTTCTGCCGGGAAAATGTTTATTGATATTACGCAGACTGAGCGGGATGTCGTCAAAATTGTAATCGGAGATGACGGGCGGGGAATTGACTCAGAAAAAATAAAGGGACTTGCATTGAAGCAGGGGCTGTTCAGTAAAGAAGAAGCTTCTGAGTTGGACCGTCGATCTGTATTGGAGTTGATCTTTCTTTCCGGTATGTCCACCAGTGATATTATTACAGATATTTCAGGAAGAGGCCTTGGGATGGCCATCGTCCGCGACGCAGTCGAGTCTCTTGGTGGAAGTGTCGCGGTTACGAGTGTTTTGGGACAAGGGGTAAGGTTTGTTTTGAATATCCCCGTTGCGTTGACTTCGTTCAGAGGGATTGTTGTTGAATCGTGCGGGCAAAAATTTGTTGTTCCGAAATCCGGGGTGAGAAAGGTTGTGCTGGTCCGGCAGGAAGATATTCAATCAGTCAGCAGCAGAGAATCAATTATTTATTCCGACCGGCCAATTCCTATCATTAGTCTTTCCGATGTGCTGGAACTTGATTCCGGAAAAGTTGAAAAAAATACATTTCCAGCCTTTATAATGGGGGAAGGAGTAAAGACTGTAGCTGTAAGTATGGATGAGCTTTATGGCGAACAAGATGTTATGGCCAAAGCTATGGGGCCGCTTTTGAAAAGAGTGCGTAATGTTTCTGGGTTCAGCGTGCTTGGATCGGGAAGACTTGTGCCCATTTTACATGCTCCGGATATGATTCGCACTGCTCTTGGTGTAAGTTCCGGCGCTAAGGCGCAAACCTTTTCACATCAAAAAGGTGAAAAAAAGGTCAAAACAATTCTTGTTGCAGAGGATTCCATTACTTCGCGTACGCTTCTTAAAAATGTTCTTGAAGCCGCAGGGTATAGAGTCCTTACAGCTGTAGACGGTCTTGATGCACTTAATAAAATCAAGGCTGAGTTGCCGGATCTTCTTGTTACTGATGTTGAAATGCCGCATATGGACGGTTTTACTCTCACATCTGAAGTTAGAAAAATGTCCAGCAGTGCTAATCTGCCGATAGTTCTGGTAACGTCATTAGGATCACAGGAGCACCGCGAAAAAGGGGTTGAGGCTGGTGCAGATGCTTATATAATCAAGTCTAGTTTTGATCAGGGTAATTTGCTTGAGGTTATTCAACGCTTAGCTTAA
- the cheB gene encoding chemotaxis-specific protein-glutamate methyltransferase CheB, with protein MIKILIVDDSISVRQFFTEFFSREPDFEVVGCAEDGESALRMVRKLKPDVVTMDVNLPDYDGFVVTRLIMEQNPVPIVIISAVYSASDAELGFKMLDTGALAFHNKPAINDTFFNEKMAEIIMSVRLMSEVKVVRRRIKLKKKDALSLPEVPDVVEYKGKNTAAKIVCIGASTGGPQAVKQVLLSLPNNFNVPVLIVQHISTGFLEGMVNWLRENTGHNVKVVAQNEILQAGVIYFAPEDHHIQISSKRRVSLSEGPAVNGICPTIAELFSSAAENLGDRVVGVLLTGMGRDGADGLLDIRRKGGYTIAQDKETSIIFGMPGEAVKLGAAVSVLPLEKIGEDISRYVLESYGEER; from the coding sequence GTGATTAAAATCTTAATTGTGGACGATTCGATTTCTGTCCGTCAGTTTTTTACTGAATTTTTCTCGCGTGAGCCTGATTTTGAGGTTGTGGGGTGTGCTGAGGACGGAGAATCGGCTCTCCGGATGGTTCGTAAATTGAAGCCTGATGTTGTTACAATGGATGTTAATCTGCCAGACTATGACGGTTTTGTGGTTACTCGTCTTATTATGGAACAGAATCCTGTACCTATCGTTATTATCAGTGCCGTCTACAGTGCTTCCGATGCGGAACTCGGTTTTAAAATGCTTGATACCGGAGCGCTTGCTTTTCATAATAAGCCGGCCATAAATGATACATTTTTTAACGAGAAGATGGCTGAAATTATTATGTCAGTTCGTCTGATGTCTGAAGTAAAAGTTGTTCGTCGTCGGATTAAATTGAAAAAAAAGGATGCTCTCAGTTTGCCTGAGGTTCCCGATGTTGTTGAGTATAAGGGAAAAAATACGGCGGCGAAGATTGTCTGTATCGGAGCATCAACCGGAGGTCCGCAGGCTGTCAAACAGGTCCTTTTGTCTCTGCCGAATAATTTTAATGTACCTGTTTTGATTGTGCAGCACATATCTACCGGATTCTTAGAGGGAATGGTTAATTGGCTGCGTGAGAATACTGGGCATAATGTAAAAGTTGTTGCTCAAAATGAAATATTACAAGCTGGCGTGATTTATTTTGCTCCAGAAGACCACCACATTCAGATATCATCTAAAAGAAGAGTTAGCCTTTCAGAAGGACCTGCCGTCAACGGGATTTGTCCAACAATAGCTGAGCTGTTCAGTTCTGCTGCCGAAAATCTTGGAGACCGAGTTGTCGGAGTGTTGCTTACCGGAATGGGACGTGACGGGGCTGACGGTTTACTGGATATTCGGCGTAAGGGGGGATATACCATTGCGCAGGATAAAGAAACTTCAATTATTTTCGGTATGCCCGGTGAAGCTGTTAAATTAGGAGCAGCAGTGTCGGTTTTGCCTCTCGAAAAGATAGGTGAAGATATCAGTCGCTATGTTCTTGAAAGTTACGGAGAAGAGCGTTGA
- a CDS encoding response regulator — protein sequence MSNYHILVVEDSLTQAVKLEYFLCVKGFSVSLASDGEKALNILADKKIDLVISDVVMPGMDGYELCEHIRSNPVYKTVPVILLTSLSEPGDIVRGLKSGATNFVTKPYDEDFLLSRIESVFKHGPFDSDQGMMQEVDFEFHGEKHSLKADFGQVFHLLLATYENTLLQSRQLDIANQKLIAREEQLSSVLASMSAKIAVLDTDVKLIAANESWRDLFAPGRSEVDLGGLDFREAVASSGCLIKDIDLLLEGVGSVVSGETNRYSLEFSIEGKQKGESFWHMLEVTPMRGRSGGAVASFIEITGRKEMERELIKARDTAEKANGLKSRFLASMSHEIRTPLNGVIGMTDLTLRSDLTDEQTENLEIVRLSADQLLTLINDILDLSKVEARMLTLEKKDFRLSESLRAVIKSMEPQALSRGLVLNIDIDEEVPDVVCGDEARLKQILYNLVGNSVKFTEQGGVFVQISALESIDDDECIVLQVSVRDTGIGIPEDKQSLIFQSFRQADDSTTRKFGGSGLGLAISRELVEMMGGSIGVRSSEGYGSIFTFDVILQHGDPAKLTSENIDGNSNLAGSLEIACRILVVEDNPINVRVASSLLQKMGHSVYVASNGVEALSKLAVLDVDLVLMDLEMPEMDGFEAARRIRSGEAGESHKKIPIIAMSAHAMAGVKEKCELVGMNYYIAKPVQYSDLQDAILKVVNVDNSSIQMQVGVESSVSLVLDREKAIEMYNGDEALYRELCDMFIVEVPQEIKKFNDAVLSNDHETAKRIVHTFKSSCAAICATRACEISMQLEKAVLCQDSEAVYSFVEKFSVESEKVGAELRN from the coding sequence TTGAGTAACTACCATATTCTTGTAGTCGAAGACAGTCTTACTCAGGCTGTTAAACTTGAATACTTTCTTTGCGTGAAAGGTTTTAGCGTTTCACTTGCTTCTGATGGTGAAAAGGCTCTCAATATTCTTGCCGATAAAAAAATTGATTTGGTAATCAGTGACGTTGTTATGCCGGGGATGGATGGATATGAGCTGTGTGAGCATATTCGCAGCAATCCTGTGTATAAAACTGTTCCTGTCATATTGCTGACAAGTCTTTCCGAGCCCGGAGACATTGTCAGAGGTCTTAAAAGCGGGGCTACAAATTTTGTTACCAAGCCTTATGATGAAGATTTTTTGCTTTCCAGAATAGAATCTGTTTTTAAGCATGGTCCATTTGATTCCGATCAAGGGATGATGCAGGAAGTTGATTTTGAATTTCACGGTGAAAAACATTCACTGAAGGCTGACTTCGGGCAGGTTTTTCATTTACTTCTTGCCACTTACGAAAACACGCTGTTGCAATCGCGTCAACTTGACATTGCTAACCAGAAGTTAATTGCCCGAGAGGAACAGCTAAGTTCCGTTTTGGCTTCAATGTCAGCTAAAATTGCTGTTCTTGATACTGACGTAAAATTGATTGCTGCTAATGAATCGTGGCGTGATTTGTTTGCGCCCGGACGTTCGGAGGTGGATCTCGGGGGACTGGATTTCAGGGAAGCTGTTGCGTCATCAGGATGTCTTATTAAAGACATTGATTTATTGCTTGAAGGGGTTGGTTCGGTTGTAAGCGGCGAGACAAATCGATATTCGCTTGAGTTTTCTATTGAAGGTAAACAAAAAGGGGAAAGTTTTTGGCATATGCTGGAGGTTACTCCTATGCGAGGCCGGTCCGGCGGAGCTGTTGCCTCCTTTATTGAGATTACCGGTCGTAAAGAAATGGAGCGCGAACTTATTAAGGCGCGTGATACGGCTGAAAAAGCTAATGGTTTAAAATCTCGTTTTCTCGCTTCCATGAGTCATGAGATTCGGACTCCGTTAAACGGGGTAATCGGAATGACTGATTTGACTTTGCGGTCTGATTTAACGGATGAGCAGACTGAAAATTTAGAAATTGTTCGTCTTTCAGCAGATCAGCTGCTTACGTTAATAAATGATATTCTTGATCTTTCAAAGGTTGAGGCCCGTATGCTCACGTTGGAAAAGAAAGATTTTCGCCTCAGTGAATCCCTTCGTGCTGTTATTAAAAGTATGGAACCTCAAGCTTTGAGTCGTGGCTTGGTTCTTAATATTGATATTGATGAAGAAGTTCCTGATGTTGTTTGCGGGGATGAAGCAAGACTTAAGCAAATTTTATATAATCTTGTAGGTAACTCTGTGAAGTTTACTGAGCAGGGTGGTGTGTTTGTTCAGATTTCAGCTTTGGAGAGCATAGATGATGATGAATGTATTGTTCTTCAAGTTTCAGTAAGAGATACCGGGATAGGTATTCCCGAAGACAAGCAGTCTCTTATCTTTCAAAGCTTTAGGCAAGCTGATGACTCCACTACAAGAAAGTTCGGCGGTTCCGGTTTGGGGCTGGCTATATCCCGTGAGCTTGTAGAAATGATGGGTGGTTCAATAGGAGTAAGAAGTTCTGAAGGATACGGTAGTATTTTTACTTTTGATGTCATTTTACAACATGGCGACCCTGCGAAGCTTACTTCAGAGAATATAGATGGAAACAGTAATTTGGCTGGAAGTTTAGAAATAGCATGTCGAATTTTAGTTGTTGAGGATAATCCTATCAACGTTAGGGTTGCGAGCAGTCTTTTGCAGAAAATGGGGCATAGTGTTTATGTTGCTTCGAACGGAGTTGAGGCTCTAAGCAAACTAGCCGTGTTAGACGTTGATCTTGTCCTGATGGATCTTGAGATGCCGGAAATGGATGGTTTTGAAGCTGCCAGGCGTATCCGTAGCGGCGAGGCTGGTGAATCTCATAAAAAAATTCCCATTATTGCAATGTCTGCCCATGCGATGGCTGGAGTGAAGGAAAAATGTGAATTGGTTGGAATGAATTATTATATTGCTAAACCTGTTCAGTATTCAGATTTACAAGATGCTATTTTAAAAGTTGTAAATGTTGATAATTCATCGATTCAAATGCAGGTAGGTGTTGAGAGTAGTGTAAGTTTAGTTCTTGATAGAGAAAAAGCTATTGAAATGTATAATGGTGATGAGGCTCTTTATCGTGAACTTTGCGATATGTTTATAGTTGAAGTTCCACAAGAAATCAAAAAATTTAATGATGCTGTTCTCAGCAATGATCATGAAACAGCTAAGAGAATTGTTCATACATTTAAAAGCAGTTGTGCTGCGATTTGTGCAACCCGTGCATGTGAAATCTCTATGCAATTGGAAAAAGCGGTGCTTTGTCAAGATTCAGAGGCTGTATACAGTTTTGTTGAGAAATTTTCAGTTGAGTCGGAAAAGGTGGGGGCTGAACTGAGGAATTAA
- the pgm gene encoding phosphoglucomutase (alpha-D-glucose-1,6-bisphosphate-dependent), translating to MSLSHLAGKPAPPEILENIPKLVSAYYTIKPDPSVHSQLVAFGTSGHRGSSFDGSFNQEHIWAIAQAICEYRTSMGYTGPLFIGKDPHALSEPAQSSALEVFAANGITVFVNDKGYTPTPAISHAILSYNKGRKDGFADGVVITPSHNPPRDGGFKYNPPNGGPAGTTSTSTIQNRANEILKNGLKDIKRIPLNRAFSADTTHEFDFATPYINDLGNIVDMEAIAAAGLSIGVDPLGGAAIDFWEPIAEKYGLNISVVNKKIDPAYSFMHVDKDGKIRMDCSSPYAMAGLIELKDKYDISFANDPDTDRHGIVTKSRGLMNPNHYLAVAIEYLYTNRPLWKKDLVVGKTLVSSSMIDRVAKSIDRKLMEVPVGFKWFVEPLLAGTCGFGGEESAGASFLRKDGTVWTTDKDGIIMNLLAAEITAKTNKDPGEHYTDLEKQFGHPVYKRVDAPATMEQKKAFSILTPDMVKAKTLAGETIEARLTAAPGNGEAIGGLKVVTENGWFAARPSGTESIYKIYAESFKGLAHLVAIQEEAGKIVNEAFEQALK from the coding sequence ATGTCACTCAGTCATCTTGCAGGAAAGCCCGCTCCACCTGAAATACTTGAAAATATTCCTAAACTGGTATCGGCCTATTACACTATAAAACCGGACCCGTCCGTGCATTCGCAGTTGGTGGCTTTCGGAACATCAGGTCACAGGGGATCATCCTTTGACGGTTCCTTTAATCAAGAACATATCTGGGCCATAGCGCAAGCCATATGCGAATACAGAACTTCAATGGGCTACACCGGCCCCTTGTTCATAGGAAAAGATCCGCACGCTCTTTCCGAGCCGGCACAAAGTTCCGCACTAGAAGTTTTTGCTGCCAACGGTATTACCGTCTTTGTAAATGACAAAGGCTACACCCCTACCCCGGCAATTTCACACGCTATTCTTTCTTACAACAAAGGAAGAAAAGACGGATTTGCAGATGGAGTAGTAATCACACCGTCTCATAACCCACCCCGCGATGGTGGATTTAAATATAATCCGCCCAACGGCGGCCCGGCCGGCACAACTTCCACCAGCACTATTCAGAACAGGGCTAACGAAATTCTAAAAAACGGTCTTAAGGATATTAAACGCATTCCTTTGAATCGTGCATTTTCCGCTGACACAACCCATGAATTTGATTTTGCGACTCCATATATAAACGACCTCGGTAATATCGTGGATATGGAAGCTATTGCAGCAGCAGGACTTAGCATAGGTGTTGACCCGCTCGGTGGAGCTGCAATTGATTTCTGGGAACCCATTGCTGAAAAATACGGCCTAAATATCAGCGTAGTAAATAAGAAAATAGATCCGGCCTACTCTTTTATGCACGTAGATAAAGACGGCAAAATTCGTATGGACTGCTCTTCCCCCTACGCAATGGCAGGGCTGATTGAACTCAAGGATAAATACGACATTTCCTTTGCCAACGATCCGGATACAGACAGACATGGCATTGTTACCAAAAGCCGCGGCCTGATGAATCCGAATCATTATCTCGCTGTCGCAATCGAGTACCTATATACAAACAGACCTCTATGGAAAAAAGATCTGGTTGTCGGAAAAACTCTTGTTTCAAGCTCAATGATAGATCGTGTTGCAAAATCCATTGATCGCAAACTCATGGAAGTTCCGGTAGGATTCAAATGGTTCGTGGAACCACTTCTTGCTGGAACCTGCGGATTTGGAGGAGAGGAAAGTGCAGGTGCATCCTTCCTTAGAAAAGACGGAACAGTCTGGACCACTGATAAAGACGGTATCATTATGAATCTTCTCGCAGCTGAAATCACTGCGAAAACAAATAAAGATCCCGGCGAACACTATACCGACCTTGAAAAACAGTTCGGACACCCGGTTTATAAACGGGTTGATGCCCCCGCGACCATGGAGCAGAAAAAAGCTTTCAGCATACTGACGCCTGATATGGTTAAGGCAAAGACCCTTGCCGGAGAAACTATCGAAGCACGACTAACCGCAGCCCCCGGTAACGGAGAAGCTATCGGCGGACTGAAAGTTGTAACCGAGAACGGCTGGTTTGCAGCCCGCCCCTCAGGTACAGAATCAATATATAAAATTTACGCCGAATCATTCAAAGGACTGGCTCACCTTGTAGCTATTCAGGAAGAAGCCGGAAAAATTGTTAATGAAGCCTTTGAACAGGCTCTTAAATAA
- a CDS encoding DUF3795 domain-containing protein, with translation MPSKKTDKPEINKKSIVEIAPRHLVAPCGLDCSRCVGCAEGSVAEHALAIAETMGNNFQTYADRLKTFNPAMNEYSSFRTLLDSLASPTCGGCRSENRTCLPSCNISNCVSEQNIEFCFECIDYPDCEKTGLPESLLERWKTNNNLMKNIGIENFIKGLAERPRYP, from the coding sequence ATGCCATCTAAAAAAACAGACAAACCTGAAATAAATAAAAAATCTATAGTGGAGATTGCTCCGCGTCACTTAGTCGCTCCCTGCGGGCTTGATTGTTCCCGCTGCGTCGGCTGTGCTGAAGGCAGTGTGGCAGAACATGCGCTTGCAATAGCAGAAACAATGGGAAATAATTTTCAGACCTATGCTGACCGCTTGAAAACATTCAATCCTGCTATGAATGAATATTCATCTTTCCGTACTCTGTTAGACTCTCTTGCAAGCCCGACCTGCGGAGGATGCCGTTCCGAAAACAGAACTTGTCTCCCTTCTTGTAATATTTCCAATTGTGTAAGTGAACAAAACATCGAATTCTGTTTCGAGTGCATCGATTATCCTGACTGCGAAAAAACCGGACTGCCCGAGTCTCTTTTAGAACGCTGGAAAACAAACAATAACTTAATGAAAAATATAGGGATCGAAAATTTTATCAAAGGGTTGGCAGAAAGACCCCGCTATCCATAA
- a CDS encoding tetratricopeptide repeat protein: MQKFDNIDDYITDLEDKKAKSPNCSNTRYNLGVAYLSKRDFMEAEREFLAAIDESPKMAEAYVQLGGIAFQRDDLKGCLSYNIAATQQRPFFAVPWGNIGFVYMQQGDVEKAIQALKRAIKYDHNFVQALSTLGSAYYHQGEVEDCIEVCEKAVKLADTFGPAWNNLALCYSDKGDYARAVECIDKAIATGFEVPADFLKEIEAHR, encoded by the coding sequence GTGCAGAAATTTGATAATATTGATGATTACATTACTGATCTTGAAGATAAAAAAGCAAAAAGCCCGAATTGCAGTAACACACGCTACAACCTCGGAGTTGCATATCTTTCCAAAAGAGACTTCATGGAAGCTGAGCGTGAATTTTTAGCTGCTATTGATGAGTCCCCAAAGATGGCTGAAGCATATGTTCAGCTTGGCGGAATTGCTTTCCAGCGCGACGACCTCAAAGGCTGTCTCAGCTACAACATCGCGGCTACACAGCAGCGTCCTTTCTTTGCTGTTCCCTGGGGAAACATTGGATTCGTATACATGCAGCAGGGTGACGTAGAAAAAGCCATCCAAGCTCTAAAACGCGCAATCAAGTACGATCACAATTTCGTTCAGGCTCTTTCTACACTTGGAAGTGCTTACTACCATCAGGGTGAAGTCGAAGACTGTATTGAAGTTTGCGAAAAAGCTGTAAAACTCGCAGACACTTTCGGTCCCGCATGGAACAATTTGGCTCTATGTTACTCCGACAAGGGAGACTACGCTAGAGCTGTTGAATGCATAGACAAAGCGATTGCAACCGGATTCGAAGTTCCTGCTGACTTCCTCAAGGAAATTGAAGCACACCGCTAA
- a CDS encoding YkgJ family cysteine cluster protein → MDFTNIFEKYEALVAEVDKAFKTVSEQTDDGIKCGKGCSDCCHALFDLTLVEAIYLNRKFNETFRGMKRSTVMQRSDVADRSIHKIKRRAFKASQTGTSAQEIIKEISLARVRCPLLGDDDLCELYDFRPLTCRIYGVPMNIGGEAHSCTKSGFSSGKSYPTINMDILQTKLVALSTELTESINSKLKSLPEMIVPVSMALVTDYTPEYLGENTGNAKEEVEIPVAAPSEACSTCSEDKSACANCNYTVSLGDAPEAE, encoded by the coding sequence TTGGACTTCACCAATATTTTCGAAAAATATGAAGCCCTTGTTGCAGAAGTGGACAAGGCTTTCAAAACAGTATCCGAACAGACAGATGACGGCATCAAATGCGGAAAAGGTTGCAGCGACTGCTGTCACGCTCTTTTTGACCTAACTTTGGTTGAAGCTATTTACCTGAATCGCAAATTTAATGAAACTTTCCGCGGAATGAAACGGTCAACTGTGATGCAGCGTTCTGACGTTGCCGACAGAAGCATTCATAAAATTAAAAGAAGAGCCTTCAAAGCCAGTCAGACAGGCACATCTGCACAGGAAATCATTAAAGAAATTTCACTTGCCCGCGTCAGATGCCCGCTTCTGGGTGACGACGACCTTTGTGAACTATATGATTTCAGACCTCTCACCTGCCGCATATACGGTGTTCCCATGAACATTGGTGGTGAGGCTCACTCGTGCACCAAGTCCGGTTTTTCATCCGGCAAGTCCTATCCGACAATCAACATGGATATTCTTCAGACTAAACTCGTTGCACTTAGTACCGAACTGACTGAAAGTATCAATTCCAAACTCAAATCTCTGCCTGAAATGATTGTTCCTGTATCAATGGCTCTTGTCACAGACTACACTCCTGAATATTTAGGAGAAAACACAGGCAATGCCAAAGAAGAAGTTGAAATTCCGGTAGCAGCTCCTTCCGAAGCATGCAGCACCTGCTCTGAAGACAAAAGTGCCTGTGCCAACTGTAATTATACAGTTTCACTCGGTGACGCTCCAGAAGCTGAATAA
- a CDS encoding ferredoxin has product MGYTITIDTDKCNGDGECVDVCPTEVYELQDNKAVAVNAEECLGCESCIEVCEQGAITIEEQ; this is encoded by the coding sequence ATGGGCTATACTATCACTATTGATACAGACAAATGTAATGGCGACGGTGAATGTGTTGATGTTTGTCCTACCGAAGTTTACGAACTTCAGGACAACAAAGCCGTTGCAGTAAATGCAGAAGAATGTCTTGGTTGCGAATCCTGCATCGAAGTTTGCGAACAGGGCGCTATCACTATCGAAGAACAATAG
- a CDS encoding aminopeptidase yields MLTEKQLEKYVEALWWGLTTARTKPYEKGDVIMIRYEAEALPLAEVVFKRLIDEGLNPVSRLSLTPSMEKSFYGSGNDDQVTFIAPGDEELTKKLNGLIVLLAPSSLTHLADVDPSRIGKSAVARKFIRDIMDIREQEGELGWTLCSYPTKAMAESAGLSIEDFTAQIVKACYLDDEDPAASWKGVFNKATEVKDWLNGLDIESYRIVSEGMDLTVLHGEMRQWIGVSGHNIPSFELFISPDWRGTSGVFYADQPSFRSGNYVEGVKLTFENGVVTNVSAKEGEDFVKKQIAMDPGASRLGEFSLTDRRFSRIDKFMANTLYDENYGGEFGNSHVAVGASYADTYAGDQTKLDAELKEKLGYNSSALHWDLVNTLDKTVYAKLKDGREVVIYAKGEFQL; encoded by the coding sequence ATGTTGACTGAAAAGCAACTTGAAAAATATGTTGAAGCCTTATGGTGGGGCCTTACTACCGCCAGAACTAAGCCCTACGAGAAGGGCGACGTTATTATGATCCGTTACGAAGCCGAAGCCTTGCCTCTTGCTGAGGTCGTGTTTAAGAGGCTTATAGACGAAGGCTTGAATCCTGTATCGAGACTAAGTCTTACTCCTTCTATGGAAAAAAGTTTTTACGGTTCGGGAAATGATGATCAGGTTACTTTCATTGCGCCCGGAGATGAAGAATTAACTAAAAAGCTTAACGGGCTTATCGTGCTTCTTGCACCTTCTTCTCTAACTCATCTGGCAGATGTTGACCCGTCACGTATCGGAAAGTCTGCAGTGGCAAGAAAGTTTATTCGGGATATTATGGATATCCGTGAGCAGGAAGGAGAACTCGGCTGGACGCTTTGTTCTTATCCGACCAAAGCTATGGCGGAATCAGCCGGGCTTTCAATCGAAGATTTTACAGCTCAGATTGTAAAAGCTTGTTATCTGGATGATGAAGATCCCGCTGCCAGTTGGAAGGGCGTTTTTAATAAGGCTACTGAAGTTAAAGACTGGCTTAACGGGCTGGATATTGAGTCTTACCGTATTGTTTCCGAAGGAATGGACCTGACAGTCCTGCATGGAGAAATGAGGCAGTGGATAGGTGTTTCCGGTCATAATATCCCCAGCTTTGAATTATTCATATCACCGGACTGGCGTGGCACTTCGGGTGTTTTTTATGCTGACCAGCCTTCATTCAGATCCGGCAACTATGTTGAAGGGGTTAAGCTGACCTTTGAAAACGGTGTTGTTACTAATGTTTCTGCGAAAGAGGGCGAGGATTTTGTTAAAAAGCAGATTGCTATGGACCCGGGAGCTTCACGTCTCGGAGAATTTTCTTTGACGGATCGTCGCTTCTCCAGAATTGATAAATTTATGGCTAACACTCTCTATGATGAAAACTATGGCGGAGAGTTTGGAAACAGCCATGTCGCTGTCGGCGCGTCATATGCCGACACTTATGCAGGAGATCAGACTAAACTTGATGCTGAGTTGAAAGAAAAGCTGGGTTACAATAGCTCCGCGCTACATTGGGACTTAGTAAATACTCTTGATAAAACAGTATATGCCAAGCTTAAAGACGGGCGCGAAGTTGTAATCTATGCTAAAGGTGAATTCCAGCTTTAA